In a single window of the Pleurodeles waltl isolate 20211129_DDA chromosome 4_2, aPleWal1.hap1.20221129, whole genome shotgun sequence genome:
- the FMC1 gene encoding protein FMC1 homolog: protein MAMLGQPARTLRALLRELRLLQGPQYRNTAAYQYIREQSARHRVTSEKLCRAHHELHFQAATYLCLLRSVREHLALHQTYHRSGERSAEEAASMVGLRLPQQPGGKG, encoded by the exons ATGGCTATGCTGGGACAGCCGGCCCGCACCCTCCGGGCCCTCCTTCGCGAGCTGCGGCTTCTTCAGGGGCCCCAGTACCGGAACACTGCCGCCTACCAATATATACGGGAGCAGAGCGCGCGACACAGG GTCACCAGTGAGAAGCTGTGCCGAGCCCACCATGAGTTGCATTTCCAGGCTGCCACATACCTATGTCTCTTGCGAAGTGTCCGTGAGCACCTGGCCCTCCATCAAACATACCATAGAAGCGGTGAGCGCTCAGCAGAGGAGGCTGCTAGTATGGTGGGCCTGAGACTGCCTCAGCAGCCTGGAGGGAAGGGCTGA